In Candidatus Vicinibacter proximus, the following are encoded in one genomic region:
- a CDS encoding efflux RND transporter periplasmic adaptor subunit has product MKNLLSISFVSISILFFGSCSNPKEKQSKDPSSELAELHKLVGEYNLRIKELEKQIASSDTAQTKKSKSKLVGLDTLKKQNFNEYIDVQGVVDAKLNILVAPQMPAIVTSILVKEGDYVTKGKILAVLDGSTIRQGMQEIKTGLEMANTMFLKQKSLWEQNIGSEAQYLQAKNQKEQLEEKLKSVQAQLNMTYIKAPVNGTVDEVKVKIGEIAAPGFAGIRIVNNSDLTVRAKISDLYSAKIHKGDKVGLYFPDLEKELNSKIDFIGQTVNMNNRTITVESNLPPNKLPIKTNQLVKLKINNGIQKNVLVVPTNIIQKSINGEDYILVAEEKDGQLLAKKRIIKAGSQYNGQSVIMSGLQEGDRLITVGYSELVDGQMIQN; this is encoded by the coding sequence ATGAAAAACTTATTATCCATTTCGTTTGTAAGCATTTCTATCCTTTTTTTCGGTTCGTGTAGCAATCCTAAAGAAAAACAATCCAAAGACCCTTCGTCAGAACTTGCCGAACTGCACAAACTTGTGGGTGAATACAACTTGAGAATCAAAGAGTTAGAAAAGCAAATTGCAAGTTCCGACACTGCTCAAACCAAAAAATCTAAATCCAAGCTGGTTGGATTGGATACTTTAAAAAAACAAAATTTTAATGAATATATTGATGTTCAAGGTGTTGTAGATGCTAAATTGAATATTTTAGTTGCTCCGCAAATGCCTGCTATAGTGACATCTATTTTGGTCAAGGAGGGAGATTACGTGACGAAAGGTAAAATTTTAGCTGTCCTTGATGGAAGCACAATTCGTCAAGGCATGCAAGAAATTAAAACAGGATTGGAAATGGCCAACACCATGTTCCTCAAACAAAAATCCTTGTGGGAACAAAACATTGGTTCAGAGGCTCAATATTTGCAGGCAAAAAATCAAAAAGAGCAATTAGAAGAGAAATTAAAATCTGTTCAGGCACAATTGAATATGACTTACATTAAAGCTCCGGTTAATGGTACAGTTGATGAAGTTAAAGTAAAAATTGGAGAGATAGCAGCTCCTGGTTTTGCTGGAATCCGTATAGTCAATAACAGTGATTTAACGGTTCGTGCAAAAATCAGTGATCTTTACTCTGCAAAAATTCACAAAGGAGATAAAGTAGGACTTTACTTCCCTGATTTAGAAAAAGAGTTGAACAGTAAAATAGATTTTATTGGACAAACTGTAAATATGAACAACAGAACTATTACTGTTGAGTCAAATCTTCCACCGAATAAATTGCCAATAAAAACAAATCAGTTGGTTAAATTGAAAATAAATAATGGAATTCAGAAAAATGTTCTGGTAGTTCCAACCAATATTATACAAAAAAGCATCAATGGCGAGGACTATATATTGGTAGCTGAGGAAAAAGACGGTCAGTTATTAGCCAAAAAACGTATCATCAAGGCAGGAAGTCAGTATAATGGTCAATCTGTAATAATGTCAGGACTTCAAGAAGGTGATCGATTGATTACCGTTGGATACTCAGAACTTGTTGATGGGCAAATGATCCAGAATTAA
- the nrfD gene encoding polysulfide reductase NrfD: MAGGYIAPVRRPLVEGNKTYHQITEDLCSPTERTPSKAWVIAFLISVTVLAYGLFCIVWTIWMGTGTWNLNRTIGWGYDITNFVWWIGIGHAGTLISAILMLFRQRWRTGVNRAAEAMTIFAVICAALFPVIHVGRVWVVFYFFPYPNTRGSLWPNFNSPLLWDVFAISTYFSVSLLFWYTGLVPDFATVRNRATGFRKKVYNFLSFGWTGSAKHWQRWESLSLVLAGLSTPLVLSVHTIVSFDFATSVIPGWHTTIFPPYFVAGAIFSGFAMVQTLMVITRKILKLEEYITLEHIESMNKVILVTGTIVGVAYLTELFIAWYSGYVYEQFAFFNRAMGVYWWSYFGMMACNVISPQIFWVKKFRRSIFVTFFMSIFVNIGMWFERFVIIATTLARDYLPSSWSYYTPTWVEIGIFIGTIGLFFTFYMIFTRVAPVVAIAEVKHILKVGGDQYIGDKAHHGTSHSLESTKHHDH; this comes from the coding sequence ATGGCAGGAGGATATATTGCGCCGGTAAGAAGACCCTTAGTCGAAGGGAACAAAACTTATCACCAGATAACGGAAGATCTATGTTCACCGACAGAACGAACCCCTAGCAAAGCTTGGGTTATTGCCTTTCTGATTTCGGTGACCGTTTTGGCGTATGGACTTTTTTGTATTGTTTGGACAATTTGGATGGGTACCGGGACCTGGAATCTAAACAGGACCATTGGATGGGGTTATGACATTACAAACTTCGTTTGGTGGATTGGTATTGGTCATGCTGGGACTTTGATTTCTGCCATATTAATGCTGTTTAGACAAAGATGGCGTACCGGTGTAAACCGTGCAGCTGAAGCGATGACGATCTTTGCAGTAATATGCGCGGCATTATTCCCAGTTATTCACGTAGGTAGAGTGTGGGTTGTGTTTTACTTTTTCCCTTATCCTAACACAAGAGGATCCTTATGGCCTAATTTTAACTCCCCTCTACTTTGGGACGTTTTTGCAATATCCACCTACTTCTCAGTTTCATTGTTGTTCTGGTATACCGGATTAGTTCCCGATTTCGCAACGGTCAGAAACAGAGCAACGGGATTTCGTAAAAAAGTTTACAATTTCCTATCATTTGGATGGACAGGATCGGCAAAGCACTGGCAAAGATGGGAATCCTTATCTCTAGTATTGGCAGGACTTTCTACTCCTTTAGTGCTTTCTGTGCACACTATAGTAAGTTTTGACTTTGCTACTTCTGTTATTCCTGGATGGCATACAACTATTTTTCCGCCATATTTTGTTGCTGGAGCTATATTCTCTGGGTTTGCAATGGTTCAAACGCTTATGGTAATTACTAGGAAAATTTTAAAATTAGAGGAATATATTACCCTTGAGCATATAGAATCCATGAATAAGGTAATTCTCGTTACAGGAACCATTGTTGGAGTAGCCTATTTAACAGAGTTGTTTATTGCATGGTATTCTGGATATGTTTATGAGCAATTTGCATTCTTCAACCGGGCAATGGGAGTATACTGGTGGTCTTATTTTGGAATGATGGCCTGCAATGTTATTTCCCCTCAGATATTTTGGGTCAAAAAATTCAGACGTTCAATTTTTGTCACGTTCTTCATGTCCATATTTGTAAATATCGGTATGTGGTTTGAAAGATTTGTAATTATAGCAACCACATTGGCAAGAGATTATCTGCCATCCTCATGGAGTTATTATACTCCTACGTGGGTAGAAATTGGCATATTCATAGGCACAATTGGTTTGTTTTTTACTTTTTATATGATTTTCACGAGAGTTGCACCGGTTGTGGCTATTGCTGAAGTAAAACATATTTTAAAAGTAGGTGGAGATCAATATATTGGGGATAAAGCGCACCATGGAACTTCACATTCTTTGGAATCAACTAAACACCATGATCATTAA
- a CDS encoding thymidylate synthase: protein MEAYHNLLRKVLNEGVLRSDRTGVGTKSIFGYQMRFDLTEGFPLVTTKKLHLKSIIYELLWFLKGDTNIAYLNRNNVSIWDEWADSNGDLGPVYGKQWRAWEKADGSTIDQVEQLVSQIKKDPNSRRLIISAWNVGELSKMALSPCHCLFQFYVAEGKLSCQLYQRSADVFLGVPFNIASYALLTMMIAQVCNLEVGEFVHTFGDVHLYTNHFEQAKEQLTRIPHKLPNIILNKNINNILEFDFEDFTLENYQYYPAIKAPIAI from the coding sequence ATGGAAGCCTACCACAATTTACTCCGTAAAGTATTAAACGAAGGAGTATTAAGGTCAGACCGCACTGGAGTAGGTACTAAAAGTATTTTTGGATATCAGATGAGGTTTGATTTGACTGAGGGTTTCCCACTGGTCACTACTAAAAAGTTGCATTTAAAATCAATTATTTATGAGTTGCTTTGGTTTTTAAAGGGGGATACCAACATAGCTTATCTTAATAGAAATAATGTGTCTATATGGGATGAATGGGCGGATTCAAACGGTGATCTTGGGCCAGTATATGGGAAACAATGGAGGGCATGGGAAAAAGCAGATGGTTCTACCATCGATCAGGTTGAACAACTGGTCAGCCAGATTAAGAAAGACCCGAATTCCCGCAGGTTAATAATTTCTGCCTGGAATGTTGGTGAACTGTCAAAAATGGCCTTAAGTCCATGTCATTGTCTTTTTCAGTTTTACGTAGCAGAGGGAAAATTATCTTGCCAATTGTATCAAAGAAGCGCTGATGTTTTTTTAGGAGTTCCTTTTAACATTGCTTCCTATGCCTTGTTAACTATGATGATAGCTCAGGTTTGCAATCTGGAGGTAGGGGAGTTTGTCCATACTTTTGGGGATGTCCATTTGTATACAAATCATTTTGAACAAGCAAAGGAGCAACTCACTAGAATCCCACACAAATTGCCAAATATTATATTAAATAAAAATATTAATAATATATTAGAATTTGATTTTGAAGATTTTACGCTTGAAAATTATCAATATTATCCGGCAATTAAAGCCCCAATAGCCATATAA
- a CDS encoding c-type cytochrome yields the protein MSCKKVLNAFFILFFTAAVLQAAPDIELGKTSFKNNCGSCHNKNMKDNLTGPALAGVSERWAAYPKTDLYKWIRNSQGMIASGHPKAVELWSKYKPVIMTSFPNLSDDEIESLLLYIDGVAAGTYPPKTANASGTGTGTAATGPVSNVWLYLIFALLIVLSLFLWNLTSELNHTKNVSSVGSDSKRVTLWDQLISKSVITFVLFGLILFGGYTTVNNAISLGRQQNYAPKQPIKFSHQTHAGLHKIDCNYCHDGARRSKHSVIPPASTCMNCHKAIKKGSKYGTAEITKIYASIGFDPTTDKYIDNYSSLSNEEIEKIYTKWIGDEYKKDNKTGSLGPDAIQEVQKQWSDIKESLTHEAKPNVSGPIEWIRIHNLPDHVYFNHSQHVSIGKIECQKCHGKVEEMELLRQYSPLSMGWCINCHRQTDVKFQDNAYYNSYKAYHDEIKSGSRSSVKVSDIGGLECQKCHY from the coding sequence ATGAGCTGCAAAAAGGTTCTTAACGCATTCTTTATCTTGTTCTTCACTGCTGCAGTTCTTCAAGCTGCACCAGATATTGAACTTGGTAAAACCTCCTTTAAAAACAATTGTGGTAGCTGTCACAATAAAAATATGAAGGACAATCTCACCGGACCCGCTTTGGCAGGGGTGAGTGAACGGTGGGCTGCCTACCCGAAAACTGATCTCTACAAGTGGATCAGAAATTCTCAGGGAATGATTGCCTCAGGTCATCCAAAAGCGGTTGAGCTTTGGAGTAAGTACAAGCCGGTAATTATGACCTCTTTTCCCAATCTGAGTGATGATGAAATAGAAAGTTTACTTCTCTATATTGATGGAGTTGCAGCAGGAACATATCCTCCTAAAACTGCAAATGCTTCCGGTACAGGCACAGGTACTGCTGCAACCGGGCCTGTATCCAATGTTTGGTTGTATCTCATTTTCGCACTTTTGATAGTTTTATCCCTATTTCTCTGGAACTTAACCAGTGAATTGAATCACACGAAAAATGTCTCTTCGGTTGGCTCAGATTCAAAAAGAGTTACCCTTTGGGATCAACTTATCAGCAAATCTGTTATCACTTTTGTATTGTTTGGATTAATTCTTTTTGGTGGTTATACTACCGTGAATAATGCAATATCACTTGGAAGACAGCAAAATTACGCTCCTAAACAACCAATAAAGTTCAGCCATCAAACCCATGCCGGCCTGCATAAAATTGATTGTAACTATTGTCATGACGGCGCCAGAAGAAGTAAGCATAGCGTAATTCCTCCCGCAAGTACTTGTATGAATTGTCACAAGGCCATTAAAAAAGGGTCTAAATATGGGACTGCCGAGATAACTAAGATATATGCATCCATAGGCTTTGATCCAACCACCGACAAGTACATTGATAATTACTCTTCATTGAGCAATGAGGAAATTGAAAAGATTTACACAAAATGGATTGGTGATGAATACAAAAAGGATAATAAAACAGGTTCTTTAGGCCCAGATGCCATACAGGAAGTCCAAAAACAATGGTCTGATATAAAAGAATCCTTAACTCATGAAGCAAAACCTAATGTTTCAGGTCCAATTGAATGGATAAGGATCCATAATCTTCCAGATCATGTTTACTTTAACCATTCTCAACACGTTTCAATTGGCAAAATTGAGTGTCAGAAATGTCATGGGAAAGTTGAAGAAATGGAATTGTTGCGTCAATATTCTCCATTATCTATGGGATGGTGCATTAATTGCCATAGACAAACAGATGTAAAGTTTCAGGATAATGCCTACTATAATAGCTATAAAGCTTACCATGATGAAATTAAAAGTGGAAGCAGGTCATCCGTAAAAGTTTCCGATATCGGAGGTTTAGAATGTCAAAAATGTCATTATTGA
- a CDS encoding 4Fe-4S dicluster domain-containing protein, producing the protein MKNHNQITWVSDKDLINDPVFLAETESEVNQVAIDTLLEDERTPELTANRRDFLKLLGFGISAATMASCEIPVKRAIPYVIAPDEIVPGIANYYASSFVNGGDYCSILVKTREGRPIKIEGNALSSITKGGTSARVQASVLSLYDINRLQFPAGFDGTTLKELSWQDIDKEIIGKLNPASKIRILSGTIMSPSAKRAVQDFCAKFPASKHISYDPISSAALLQATQDCFGERVVPEYRFDLAETIVSFNADFLGTWISPIEYAAQYVTRRTINPENPSMSKHFQVESQMSLSGSNADNRILVKPSELGAAIAFLYNEIASKTGGTATSGPALNEKAKKALSIAADALLSNKGKSLVVSASNNVAEQTLIHAINQLLGNIGLTVNFSNASYQRQGNDLQLSELINEMNAGSVDALFVWNSNPCYDLPMADRFKSGMEKVALKVSFNSLLDETTSLCNYIAPDHHFLESWGDVEPKRGHYSLMQPAINPIFNTRQAAHSLLVWASSSNLSTTSEQPYYDFVKSTWQTQIFPKSGFSTFQSFWDKCLHDGVFELKTSSSIAPNFAGNAVVAIGMVSNPSSNPLEISFVENVGVGAGQYANNPWLQELADPITRCSWGNYVAVPVSFDGDRNFVTFNDFKENGELADLTFGSSVLTVGVIKQFGQMSGTLSIPLGYGRKSAGVCGTGVGTDVFPYLQTDSKGYFQYYNVDVNLGKSKGDIEQNFACVQHHHTLGVTAIEKSSGNKINADEAALVDDAFKGLTKGYQGSLTKRSIIRQSNFKDLKENIAKLEEERKDHQNLNSKTLYPGHDYLYNSGHHWGMHIDLNACIGCGSCAVACMAENNVPVVGKREVSRHHEMTWLRIDRYYYGDVENPNVVYQPMMCQHCNNAPCENVCPVNATNHSSDGLNQMAYNRCVGTRYCANNCPYKVRRFNWFDFTAADLFPLNQHSIAGEGKKPYYAENLVRMVLNPDVTVRSRGVIEKCSFCIQRIQEGKLNAKKEGRTLLDNDVKTACQTACPTGAITFGDMNNPEGKLSKKLENPLNYIVLEEINVKSVVNYTMKVTNRDENLDV; encoded by the coding sequence ATGAAGAACCACAATCAAATCACCTGGGTAAGTGACAAGGATCTTATAAATGATCCAGTGTTTTTGGCCGAAACTGAATCAGAAGTAAATCAAGTGGCCATTGATACACTTTTGGAGGATGAAAGGACTCCTGAACTTACTGCAAACAGAAGGGATTTTCTGAAATTATTAGGATTCGGAATTAGTGCAGCCACTATGGCTTCCTGCGAAATCCCAGTAAAAAGAGCCATTCCTTATGTGATTGCTCCCGATGAAATTGTTCCAGGAATAGCAAATTATTATGCCTCGTCTTTTGTAAATGGCGGAGATTATTGTTCGATTTTGGTTAAAACCAGAGAAGGAAGACCAATCAAAATTGAAGGAAATGCTTTATCCTCTATTACAAAAGGAGGAACATCAGCCCGTGTTCAGGCTTCTGTTCTTTCCTTATATGACATAAACAGGTTACAGTTTCCTGCTGGTTTTGATGGGACTACACTTAAAGAACTAAGTTGGCAAGATATAGACAAAGAAATAATTGGTAAACTTAATCCCGCTTCTAAAATAAGAATTTTAAGCGGGACAATCATGAGCCCATCAGCAAAACGTGCTGTTCAAGATTTCTGTGCTAAATTTCCGGCTTCCAAACATATTTCTTATGACCCTATTTCAAGTGCTGCACTCTTGCAGGCTACACAGGATTGTTTTGGTGAAAGGGTGGTGCCAGAATATCGATTTGATCTTGCCGAAACAATTGTAAGTTTCAATGCTGATTTTTTAGGTACCTGGATCTCACCAATTGAATATGCAGCCCAATATGTTACGAGAAGGACAATCAATCCTGAAAATCCTAGCATGTCAAAGCATTTTCAGGTTGAATCTCAAATGTCCCTAAGTGGCTCTAATGCCGATAACAGAATTTTAGTAAAACCATCTGAATTAGGTGCTGCAATTGCATTTTTATACAATGAAATTGCCTCAAAAACTGGTGGAACCGCCACAAGCGGACCTGCCTTAAATGAAAAAGCTAAAAAAGCCTTATCGATAGCCGCAGATGCGCTTTTGTCTAATAAAGGTAAATCATTGGTGGTCTCGGCTTCTAATAACGTTGCCGAACAAACTCTGATTCACGCAATTAATCAATTGTTAGGAAATATAGGATTAACGGTCAATTTTTCCAATGCATCTTATCAACGACAAGGCAATGATTTGCAACTTAGTGAGTTGATTAACGAAATGAATGCAGGTTCGGTAGATGCATTATTTGTTTGGAATTCCAATCCTTGCTATGATCTCCCAATGGCAGATCGATTTAAGAGTGGTATGGAAAAAGTTGCCTTAAAAGTTAGTTTCAATTCTCTTTTAGATGAAACTACCTCGCTTTGTAATTATATAGCCCCTGATCATCATTTTCTAGAGTCATGGGGTGATGTAGAGCCAAAAAGAGGACATTATTCTTTAATGCAACCTGCCATAAATCCCATCTTTAATACACGTCAAGCAGCACATTCGTTATTGGTTTGGGCATCAAGTTCAAATTTATCTACGACCTCTGAACAACCCTATTATGATTTTGTAAAATCCACTTGGCAAACCCAAATTTTTCCTAAAAGTGGTTTTTCAACATTTCAATCTTTTTGGGATAAGTGCCTTCATGATGGGGTTTTTGAATTAAAAACTTCAAGTTCTATTGCACCTAATTTTGCTGGCAATGCAGTTGTCGCAATAGGTATGGTATCCAATCCTTCTTCAAATCCACTTGAAATTTCCTTTGTTGAAAATGTTGGCGTTGGGGCTGGTCAATATGCAAATAATCCATGGTTGCAAGAATTAGCTGATCCTATTACCAGGTGTTCCTGGGGTAATTATGTTGCTGTGCCAGTTAGTTTTGATGGGGATAGAAATTTTGTGACATTCAACGATTTTAAAGAAAATGGAGAACTAGCTGATTTAACATTTGGCTCTTCAGTTTTAACAGTGGGTGTTATTAAGCAATTTGGACAAATGTCAGGAACACTATCCATTCCATTAGGTTATGGTAGAAAAAGTGCAGGAGTATGTGGTACCGGTGTAGGAACTGATGTTTTTCCTTACCTTCAAACTGATTCCAAAGGCTATTTCCAATATTATAATGTTGATGTAAACTTAGGAAAAAGTAAAGGAGACATTGAGCAAAATTTCGCTTGTGTTCAACATCACCATACACTTGGTGTTACTGCTATTGAAAAGAGTTCAGGCAATAAAATAAACGCAGATGAAGCTGCCCTGGTTGACGATGCTTTCAAAGGATTGACTAAAGGGTATCAAGGGTCTCTTACAAAGAGATCTATTATCAGGCAAAGCAATTTCAAAGACTTAAAAGAGAATATTGCTAAATTAGAAGAAGAAAGAAAGGATCATCAAAATCTAAATTCTAAAACACTTTACCCCGGTCATGACTATTTGTATAATAGCGGACATCATTGGGGAATGCATATTGATCTAAATGCATGTATTGGTTGTGGATCCTGCGCAGTTGCATGCATGGCAGAAAACAACGTTCCCGTCGTGGGAAAACGCGAAGTTTCAAGGCATCATGAGATGACTTGGTTGCGAATAGATCGATATTACTATGGTGATGTAGAGAATCCAAATGTGGTATATCAACCAATGATGTGTCAACATTGCAATAATGCACCATGTGAGAATGTATGTCCTGTGAATGCCACTAATCATTCGTCTGACGGATTAAATCAAATGGCTTATAACCGTTGCGTAGGAACCAGATATTGTGCAAACAATTGTCCTTACAAGGTTAGGAGGTTTAATTGGTTTGATTTTACCGCTGCAGATTTGTTCCCTTTAAATCAACACAGTATCGCAGGAGAAGGAAAGAAACCTTACTACGCGGAAAATTTAGTTAGAATGGTATTGAATCCTGATGTGACAGTCAGATCAAGAGGAGTCATTGAAAAATGCTCATTTTGCATCCAACGAATCCAGGAAGGAAAACTCAATGCGAAGAAAGAGGGAAGAACTTTGTTAGATAATGATGTCAAAACTGCTTGTCAAACAGCTTGTCCTACCGGAGCTATTACATTTGGAGACATGAATAATCCTGAAGGAAAACTATCCAAAAAACTTGAAAATCCGCTTAATTATATTGTGTTAGAAGAGATCAACGTGAAATCTGTGGTAAACTATACCATGAAAGTGACTAACAGAGATGAAAATCTTGATGTTTAA
- the mutS gene encoding DNA mismatch repair protein MutS: MEQYYSMKAKHPDALLLYRVGDFYETFGSDAEKAAQILGIVLTKRNNGGVDIELAGFPYHSLDAYLPKLVRAGLRVAICEQLEKPSKGKKIVDRGITDVITPGVTLDQKILDQKRNNFLAAVYFGESKPCGVSFADISTGEFYTAEGDQEYLNKLLQNFQPSEVLLPKSKKNIFDQLFTDHYYTYALEDWVFSQEYAYKKLLHHFEVNNLKGFGVENLISGQITAGAILYYLENTENKNPKHLSHLSRLNNEDHVWMDRFTVRNLELLDPIHPEGKSLLNILDETYTPMGSRQLRKWLSMPLLEIGEILSRQMAVEHLISQDEFADLLKQNLKLFGDLERLVSKIPLKRINPRELKFIQGTLSKVYKIKLALKDFSNGLLSKIEQALDPIQELYETIDSQIFDDAPHTVNKGGIIKDGFNSELDDLRYVLKNSKDLLLDIQKQESINTGINNLKIGYNSVFGYFLEVTNKYKNMGMVPEHWIRKQTMSTGERYVTDELKKLESKILGAEERILLLEEELFSQLVLHLQQFVLPLQKNAHSIAELDCLLSFAEVSKKYNYTKPDVNDSFRLEIIAGRHPVIERQMNPGEAFIPNDVWIDPDEQQVLIITGPNMSGKSAILRQTAIIALMAQIGCFVPAQSAKIGIIDRIYTRVGASDNISSGESTFMVEMNETASILNNLSARSLILLDEIGRGTSTYDGISIAWSIVEYLHSNVHRSKTLFATHYHELNELTNELPRVKNYHVATQEFDKKVIFLRKLVPGGSEHSFGIHVAKMAGMPEEIISRSEEILTSLESQRGSKKTMDSSNDFEITNNRQLSILQIGFNEEKDILTELKKLDVSAMSPVECLLKLMDWNKKINNI, from the coding sequence ATGGAGCAATATTATTCTATGAAGGCTAAGCACCCGGATGCTTTGCTGCTTTATCGTGTGGGAGACTTTTACGAAACATTTGGTTCTGACGCTGAAAAAGCGGCCCAAATACTTGGAATAGTTTTAACCAAACGCAACAATGGAGGAGTCGATATCGAACTTGCCGGATTTCCATACCATTCACTCGATGCTTATTTGCCTAAATTAGTCAGAGCCGGATTAAGAGTAGCAATTTGCGAGCAATTGGAAAAACCTTCAAAGGGTAAAAAAATAGTGGATAGAGGAATAACGGATGTTATAACCCCAGGAGTGACGTTGGATCAAAAAATATTGGATCAGAAAAGAAATAATTTTTTGGCAGCCGTATATTTTGGGGAATCTAAACCTTGTGGAGTTTCATTTGCAGATATTTCAACAGGTGAATTTTATACAGCAGAAGGTGATCAAGAATATTTAAATAAATTACTTCAAAACTTTCAACCATCAGAAGTACTACTACCTAAATCGAAGAAGAATATTTTTGATCAGTTATTTACCGATCATTATTATACCTATGCACTGGAAGATTGGGTATTCAGTCAAGAATATGCCTATAAAAAATTGTTGCATCATTTTGAAGTTAACAATCTGAAAGGATTCGGTGTCGAGAATTTAATATCCGGTCAAATCACCGCTGGAGCGATATTGTATTACTTAGAAAACACTGAAAACAAAAATCCAAAGCATCTTTCCCATTTGAGTAGATTAAATAATGAGGACCACGTTTGGATGGATAGGTTTACAGTTAGGAATTTAGAATTACTTGATCCCATACATCCGGAAGGAAAATCCTTGCTGAACATACTTGACGAAACATACACTCCAATGGGTTCGCGTCAATTACGCAAATGGTTAAGTATGCCACTTTTAGAAATTGGAGAAATTTTATCCCGACAGATGGCAGTTGAACATTTGATATCTCAGGATGAATTTGCAGATTTGCTTAAACAAAATCTAAAATTATTTGGAGATCTTGAACGACTGGTTTCCAAAATTCCCTTAAAGAGAATAAATCCAAGAGAATTAAAATTTATTCAAGGTACTTTGTCAAAAGTGTACAAAATAAAATTAGCACTTAAAGATTTTTCTAATGGTTTATTAAGTAAAATTGAACAAGCCTTAGACCCTATTCAAGAGTTGTATGAAACCATTGACAGTCAAATTTTTGATGACGCTCCCCATACTGTAAATAAAGGAGGAATCATCAAAGATGGATTTAATTCTGAATTGGACGATTTACGTTATGTGTTAAAAAACAGTAAAGATTTGCTTCTGGATATTCAAAAGCAAGAGTCAATTAACACCGGAATAAATAATTTAAAAATAGGTTATAATTCGGTTTTTGGTTATTTTCTGGAAGTGACCAATAAGTATAAGAATATGGGAATGGTCCCGGAACATTGGATCAGAAAACAGACCATGTCTACAGGGGAGCGTTACGTTACGGATGAACTTAAAAAATTAGAATCAAAAATTCTTGGCGCTGAAGAACGTATTTTACTTTTGGAAGAAGAGTTATTCTCTCAATTGGTATTACACCTTCAACAATTCGTTTTGCCACTACAAAAGAATGCTCATTCTATTGCAGAATTGGATTGTTTATTAAGTTTTGCAGAGGTTTCTAAAAAATATAATTACACAAAGCCTGATGTAAATGATTCCTTTAGGTTAGAAATTATAGCGGGCCGACACCCTGTAATTGAAAGGCAAATGAATCCTGGAGAAGCTTTCATTCCAAATGATGTTTGGATTGATCCGGATGAACAACAGGTACTTATCATAACAGGACCTAACATGTCGGGAAAATCTGCCATTCTGAGACAGACTGCCATCATTGCACTTATGGCCCAAATTGGTTGTTTTGTTCCTGCCCAATCAGCCAAAATAGGCATTATTGATCGCATATATACAAGAGTAGGTGCCAGTGATAATATTTCTTCCGGAGAATCTACTTTTATGGTTGAAATGAATGAAACCGCTTCAATTCTAAATAATTTATCTGCAAGATCTTTAATCCTATTGGATGAAATAGGAAGAGGAACAAGTACATATGATGGAATTTCTATAGCATGGTCGATTGTAGAATATCTGCATAGTAATGTACATAGGTCAAAAACTTTATTTGCTACCCATTATCATGAACTAAACGAGCTTACTAATGAGCTGCCTAGAGTAAAAAATTATCATGTTGCAACGCAGGAATTTGACAAAAAAGTCATTTTTTTGAGAAAATTAGTTCCTGGAGGATCTGAGCATTCGTTTGGAATTCATGTTGCTAAAATGGCAGGCATGCCAGAAGAGATAATTTCCAGATCAGAAGAGATCTTAACTAGTCTGGAATCCCAGCGCGGGTCAAAAAAAACTATGGATTCTTCAAATGATTTTGAAATAACCAACAATAGGCAACTAAGTATTTTACAAATTGGTTTTAATGAAGAAAAGGATATCTTAACCGAACTAAAAAAACTAGACGTATCTGCGATGTCACCAGTAGAATGTCTGTTAAAATTAATGGATTGGAACAAAAAAATAAACAATATCTAA